TCAGaggcaaagaacaagatggactgACCATGAGGGTTTGGTGTCCCAGACGGAGTCGTACTCGAGTGATAGGTAGTTGAGGTAGCCGTCCATGTCTTCCACCACGCCATCCTCATCGAAGAACCGGGACTCGTCGGCCTTCTCGCCGTTGACGTTCGAGCTAATGCGGAAGGACTCGCGAGGGCCGCGCGCGGGAGCCGATCCGGCGGGTGAGGGTCTCCTCTTTCGCCGGGTAAAGAAAGAGGTGGAGATGGAATTGGAGGGGGGTTTCGACGGCAGGGCTGGGCGGCCGCGGAGCAGATAAGAGACGGAGGAGATGGGTAGCGAACGGACTGCTTCCATGGCTTCAACCGGCAGAAACTACCCTATTTgatcttttaatttctttttatatctgCTAGGGTGCATTCAGATTCGTGTTGGAATGATGAAGGGTGAAACCCAGTGGCTCACTGGTTGGCTGGATCAGGAGGGCCACAACATGGGCCCATCTCGGGGCTTTGGTTATTCCCTCGATTTCTTGATCCTCAGTGTACCTGAAATGGCAAGCAAGCCCGCCGGGAAGAAGAAAACACCCGACCGACCAGTGCGGTCCCATTCCGCCACCTCCATCCTCAAGCTCTGGAGATTCTTCCTTGCACTACTATCGTTTCTCACATGACGTTGTTTTTGCGTCGAAAGATTTCTCTCCCGAAAATTTCTCTGGCACAAGCTCTGGTATGCAAGATGGAGGATCGAACAATCAAGTATCaatatattgtttcttaattgAAAGCTTACCACTGTTCCTCTCTAATCAAAATATTCAATAGCTTGAAATCAAGCGTCTGATCTCACGCCAGCCATACATATAACAAACCAAAAAAACCTTACATCGAAACAAATTCGAGAAACCTTCTTCAGGCTCGAGTTCCTGATAGAACCCCAAGAGAAACAAGACATACTCACCATCGCTGAAACGAAAAACCTAGTAACTCAGTCCAATTTTTCTTTACAAACACTTCAAGAGAGAGAATTTTCGTGGAGATTAGTAATAGAAGCAGCCGCCTACATAGCAACTTCAGCTGTGCGTATCTTCACCTTGCAACTGCCGAAATGATCCTGCCCTTCAACTAGAAGAAGAGAATGGAGTTGAAACTTGGAATGTATCGTCTTTCTTTCAGATTCCCCCTACTGCTTTACTGCAAAAAATTAGCCAAGACCTCGAGGGGAACAATAAGCTGGAAAAGTTACTTACATGTTATAGTTCCATATCCACCGAATAAGGCAGCGTTGAGAACTGTGGTATGTCATTCCATGCCGGGATTCCGTTCCAATAGCTTATGTTGATGTTGGTACTACTCTTGTCGCCACTGTTGTTGCCGTCGACGTTGCCGACGCTGTTGATACTTATTGCCGTCGAAGTCGGAATGGTGTAATTAGAACTCTCCGGCAACCATGCCATCGAACTATTAGTCCCAGTAGCAACGCATGTATTTCCGGATTCACTGCAGCCACAAACTTCATCTGTGGCTATGTCTGATACCTCGAAAGATATAAATTCCTGTTGGATCTCCAGTGGGCTACTGCTCTGTTTATGAGCTTCCCCTCCGAAGATCATAGCCAGCCTCTGCTGCTGAAGCTTCCAATGGAGGTCCTGGTTGATGGAGCTCAGGAACTCGATGGAAGATACAATGCTGCTGCTGCCAGCAGCAGAGGATATAGATGGACCTCTGGTCTCATTATACAGTACCCCTGCAGCAGAGATTGGGTAATTGAAGCTCGCCTGGGTGGTAGCATCAGAAGAGAGCGCTGCACCTCGCGAGATGTCGACAAAGTTGATGAACTGGTTGCTGTTGAAGACCGTGGATGTAGCCGGATCATGGAGCCCTGAGGCGGCGGGCAGACCTATTTGGAAGTCCATGGCCACCGTAGAGGGAAGTCCATCGAGAAATTTGAGGCTGCTGCCTGTTTCGGGGAACCCAGAGAGGGGAGCCGCCGGAAGGCGCGACGAGGCCGAGGATTTGGATTTCTTGTTCTTGCGGGAGCCGCCGCCCATGGGCACGTTCCGGAGCGCGCCACCTTTGGTCCAGTACCTTCGGCAGGTCTTGCAGAAGTGCCTTGGTTGGGAGGggctgtagttgttgtagtagcagaacttggtgttgggGGAGTCGCATCGGGGGCACTTGAGCCCTTGCTGTCTCGGATTCAGTGCTGTGGCGGTGGCAATGCTCTTGCGGCTTTGCAGATCATCAGCCATTTTCGTTTCCGTCGTGGTAACGGAAGGAGAAAAGCCTCTGGAAATGACGAGGGGATTGGATATGGGGAAGAGGACAATGGATGGTTTTGTTAGTTTTCCTGCGGTGGAGGTAAAGTGGAGGCCCTATTCAATACCTTCATGCGTACATGGGATTTATAGGTAAAGGAAGGTTTGCTTGATACTTGTGATTGTCATCGAGTGGAAGAGGGGAAACTGGTCATGCAAGCAGACCGGAGGATGGTCTGGAGTTGTTGAGATGAACACGAACTCTTAATCGAGAttccagaagagagagagagagagagagagagagaagctgcaGAAGAGAGAAAGGATCTTAGCCAAAGATGTGCAAGCAAAGACTAGGAAGGGAGAGCGGTGAGGGAGTAAGGAGAGAAATATTGGAGACACACCTGACAAGCTGTGGAACAAGAATCAGTGGAACCCTCTTCGTGTTGCACGAAGCTAATTTAAAATCGTGGCAATAACATTTTATCTCCCTCCACGAGTGATGCAAGTCGAAGCTAAGAGACAACATATTCGAATACCCAGTAAAATGACAGACCTAATTAACCTACGATTTAGAGTTTCCCTTGGAACCAAGAAAAAAGCTAGCGTTGGCCTATATTCGCGCACTCCCAGTGGAGGAGCCAAAAAGACAGGAGCAGACTGGTATACACGAAGCAAGCAATGACAGTTACCCCCCCATGCATGCATGGGTGCGTACCCAGTAATAAAGCATCTGTCAGGCTTGATAAAGGTGAGTTCTGAACCCTGCCCTGCCACGGCCAATTATAGCAGTACTGCAGGCTCCTTTGTCCTCGGAGATCAGAAGCCTTCGTCTCCACCGTTTCTTACGCACTCACGTTGCACAACACATTCCGTCCCAGGAAAAGACTTGAGACCATTAGATATGGAGCACCCCTTTCTGTCTACTATCTACATGCTTGTCAGTAACGTATGATCAAATCTTGGCCTCTTAAAGATGCTCCTCCATTTTCTTTTGGAATTTTCATGGAGCTACAACTATAGCAGGCGACAGGCAACAGGTAGGACGAGCCGAGGGGTGGCAGGCTATGAAAGGGTAGGGGGCACTTCAGCTCTCAATCCAAGGAGGAGATACCCTTGCTACTCCAACGAGGAGTGACGGAGGCTTCGCCACCCGGCAGCAGGGCTGAAGTGAAAAGGCTATTTTCAGAAATGACAGCGTCCCTGATTCGATCTACAGCGCCATTGGCATATTATGAATCATCCACGATGGTAACCCGCGGTGGGTTCGGTAATCTGGGTTTTACGGTTCCCATAGAGAGGGGACATGTTAGAGAAGATGCAATAATGCAGGGACGCATGCACACTGCATCACCATAGGATTCTGGTGTTCTACAGCTAAGAACAGATGGATGCAGTCATCGCCAAGAAGGCTCGTGACTGCAGCAAGAAGCCGGATTCCCGTGATTGGAGAGCCGGAGCTCCCAACTCATGCCCAACAAGCTCATCTTCCCCTCACGCCTAAGTAATCCACCCATCGTGCTTCTTATGATGCTGGCGCATGCACATGcccagaagaagaaaagagaagctTCTGCCATTAAGTCTTGCAGACTTAATGCAATCGGGGAATACAAGACGTGAGTCGGTCACACAGGATAAGGCTGCTGCAAGGGCAGGAACTGGTCTCTGACAGTGACAGTAAAGATACATAGGACTGACACAACCTCCAACTGGATCCACTTGGCTAGCTGACCCAGGAATCTGGATTCAGGTCGATGATCTCAGAATTGTTTATGATCAGGAAGCCTTTGTGACGTTGATGTCAGATTAGAGAGTCGACTTAATCTTTGTTTTGCTCTGTCAAGCATCACGTCGGATAGGGAATCGGACAGCAGAATCCTCCTTCCCATGCTTAACTTACTTGGTTATAAGTTCAGCTTGTCCAACGAATGCTCAGTCTATGCTCGCGAAACGCAATCTGGTGAGACCCCTTATCTCGGTCGTCTGGTTTGGGATTGGTAACTCGAACCAAGTACGCGGACATGATGATCTTTATTAATCATGCAACCCAAACATAATCCACAGCGGAGTTCCACTTAAATAAACACCGGAAGAGTGGGGGAAATCGAACGGTAAGCTCACCCTGTGGTCCCCAACACTCGTGGGTCAAACTTGTTGGACTTGACCGAGTCAAAGCATGGATGGCAGCCTTACGCATTTGCTACTCACAGTGAGGCGGTACCATGTCAGGGATGGATGGAGACCAATGAATGGAGAGACAGATTGGATACCCAATAATTTCAACGGAATTATAGGATACCTTAACTCGATTAAACGAGTACCGTATGGAAACATAACCCTTTTTACTCAAAAAACCTTGATGAATACGATTTAAGCTTTCCTTCCCTTGAGGATTTCTTGGCTGAATGGATCTCACCGGCTAGAACAGGGGGCAACACCTTGATAAGAACTTCACTGGTAAGTCGTAGCCTCTTGTTGCAGCATTGGAACTTTACTAGTAAGATCAGTAAGGAATTATGTTTTCTTTTATCTAAATAGATTCGCAAGGAAATACTATTGCAGTTGGGTGCAACAGTCACAGGTCGAAGAGTAGTATTGCTTAAGTTAGGAGAAACCCAAACTCCTTTTGTGATAGCTGGGACAACACCCGCAGTTCACTGACCTGCATAAGGGGGAGGACGACCGTGACCGACTCCTAAGGACGAGAAGGACCTCAGAGTTTAAGGTGGAACCAAGCTTGGGCTTGTCACGGATCGGAAATCTCGATTAGTTAGGCAAAACCTTACACCTAGTGTTGCCCACAGCACCGCTATCTCCATAATATAAACACAGAAAGGACCAGTGAACTCCGAAAGAGAAGTCGCCATGCTCGCTTCTCATCATTAGAACGTGAAGCTTATCGAGTTGCTTCCTCTTCCTTTTGTTCGATCTCATTTCTGAAAAGAATCCCCTTCCATGCGAAGACCACCGTGGTTCTTGGCACACACTGCTTTCCTGCGAGACGTCCGTCACGATTGGGCTGATCTCGTTGATGTGTTCCCCACAAAGTTTGGTCAATGCCTGGCCCACAAACCCCCTTCACTTCTGGTGTCTTTCACACGGCAGGTGCATGTCAGGGCTGGTAAAGTGGTTGTACATAACGTTGTTGATGGAATTCATGCCCTTGTAAACAATACTATTTGAATTCAAGATCATATTTTCCTTATCATAGAGTTACTTTTCGATAATTGATCATTCTATTTCTCTCTCAGCTACTCAGTTAACTCTATAATTTCTGGCACAAGTGTTTAATGTATCTGAGAATCACACCTTCATGTGAGATTCAATGGTTAAAATAAAGTTGTTCTATTCTTCTCCCACGAATATACTGCAAACACTGCTCTCCCAGTTCCTATCGAACCATTGCATTATCTCGCTCTCCAGCACGCCACCTTCGACGAGCTTTCAGGAACCCATGCGAAAGGCGTCTACGAACttctgatggggataaaaagaggaataacctttgtataggaacaaatactagaagaccaaaatacgcagcggaataaaatggaaacacaatcaaacagaacaccaagatatacgtggaaaaccccttcaatgtgaagggtaaaaaccacggggcaaactagagataatccactatgagaataatgaat
The DNA window shown above is from Musa acuminata AAA Group cultivar baxijiao chromosome BXJ2-4, Cavendish_Baxijiao_AAA, whole genome shotgun sequence and carries:
- the LOC135609058 gene encoding dof zinc finger protein DOF5.7-like, coding for MADDLQSRKSIATATALNPRQQGLKCPRCDSPNTKFCYYNNYSPSQPRHFCKTCRRYWTKGGALRNVPMGGGSRKNKKSKSSASSRLPAAPLSGFPETGSSLKFLDGLPSTVAMDFQIGLPAASGLHDPATSTVFNSNQFINFVDISRGAALSSDATTQASFNYPISAAGVLYNETRGPSISSAAGSSSIVSSIEFLSSINQDLHWKLQQQRLAMIFGGEAHKQSSSPLEIQQEFISFEVSDIATDEVCGCSESGNTCVATGTNSSMAWLPESSNYTIPTSTAISINSVGNVDGNNSGDKSSTNINISYWNGIPAWNDIPQFSTLPYSVDMEL
- the LOC103981851 gene encoding uncharacterized protein LOC103981851 isoform X2, whose protein sequence is MEAVRSLPISSVSYLLRGRPALPSKPPSNSISTSFFTRRKRRPSPAGSAPARGPRESFRISSNVNGEKADESRFFDEDGVVEDMDGYLNYLSLEYDSVWDTKPSWCQPWTILLTGVAVVACSWTILHSAAISVGLSILICGWWYIFLYAYPKAYSNMIAERRKRVSSGIEDTFGIEKKG
- the LOC103981851 gene encoding uncharacterized protein LOC103981851 isoform X1; amino-acid sequence: MEAVRSLPISSVSYLLRGRPALPSKPPSNSISTSFFTRRKRRPSPAGSAPARGPRESFRISSNVNGEKADESRFFDEDGVVEDMDGYLNYLSLEYDSVWDTKPSWCQPWTILLTGVAVVACSWTILHSAAISVGLSILICGWWYIFLYAYPKAYSNMIAERRKRVSSGIEDTFEDSENLTEDQ